Proteins encoded within one genomic window of Misgurnus anguillicaudatus chromosome 18, ASM2758022v2, whole genome shotgun sequence:
- the pdcb gene encoding phosducin b isoform X2: MSDRIVDEEPVSVTHTGPKGVINDWRKFKLESMDQEALPPSKRELLRQMSSPQKPKDTSMSAQEYELIKEDDEKSLRKYRKQCMQEMHERLSFGPKFEGVHELDDGEAFLEVIEKEHRVTVVVVHIYKDGVRGCDALNSCLDCLASEYTSVKFCRINAVSTGAGERFSDEVLPALLVYKAGELLGNFLAITQHFNEEFFATDVEAFLNEYGLLPEKELNPGDEADVE; this comes from the exons ATGTCAGACAGAATCGTCGACGAAGAACCAGTTAGCGTGACTCACACAG GACCAAAGGGTGTCATCAATGACTGGCGTAAATTTAAACTGGAGAGCATGGACCAGGAGGCTTTACCTCCTAGCAAACGAGAGCTGCTGAGACAGATGTCTTCTCCCCAGAAACCTAAAGACACTTCA ATGAGCGCCCAGGAGTATGAACTGATAAAAGAGGATGATGAAAAGAGCCTACGTAAGTACCGTAAGCAGTGCATGCAAGAGATGCATGAACGCCTGAGCTTCGGGCCTAAATTCGAGGGTGTGCATGAGCTTGACGATGGCGAGGCCTTTCTGGAGGTGATCGAGAAGGAGCACCGTGTCACCGTGGTTGTGGTGCACATCTATAAGGATGGAGTTCGGGGGTGTGATGCGCTCAACAGTTGCCTGGATTGTCTGGCCAGCGAATACACTAGTGTTAAATTTTGCCGCATTAATGCAGTCTCTACGGGCGCTGGCGAGCGTTTCTCAGATGAGGTGCTGCCAGCCTTGTTGGTGTACAAAGCAGGAGAGCTTCTGGGAAACTTCCTGGCTATCACGCAGCATTTTAATGAGGAATTTTTCGCTACTGACGTAGAGGCTTTCCTCAACGAGTATGGACTGCTTCCAGAGAAGGAGTTAAACCCTGGTGATGAAGCAGATGTGGAGTGA
- the pdcb gene encoding phosducin b isoform X1, with protein MSDRIVDEEPVSVTHTGPKGVINDWRKFKLESMDQEALPPSKRELLRQMSSPQKPKDTSVGGLNRKMSAQEYELIKEDDEKSLRKYRKQCMQEMHERLSFGPKFEGVHELDDGEAFLEVIEKEHRVTVVVVHIYKDGVRGCDALNSCLDCLASEYTSVKFCRINAVSTGAGERFSDEVLPALLVYKAGELLGNFLAITQHFNEEFFATDVEAFLNEYGLLPEKELNPGDEADVE; from the exons ATGTCAGACAGAATCGTCGACGAAGAACCAGTTAGCGTGACTCACACAG GACCAAAGGGTGTCATCAATGACTGGCGTAAATTTAAACTGGAGAGCATGGACCAGGAGGCTTTACCTCCTAGCAAACGAGAGCTGCTGAGACAGATGTCTTCTCCCCAGAAACCTAAAGACACTTCAGTGGGTGGCTTGAATCGCAAG ATGAGCGCCCAGGAGTATGAACTGATAAAAGAGGATGATGAAAAGAGCCTACGTAAGTACCGTAAGCAGTGCATGCAAGAGATGCATGAACGCCTGAGCTTCGGGCCTAAATTCGAGGGTGTGCATGAGCTTGACGATGGCGAGGCCTTTCTGGAGGTGATCGAGAAGGAGCACCGTGTCACCGTGGTTGTGGTGCACATCTATAAGGATGGAGTTCGGGGGTGTGATGCGCTCAACAGTTGCCTGGATTGTCTGGCCAGCGAATACACTAGTGTTAAATTTTGCCGCATTAATGCAGTCTCTACGGGCGCTGGCGAGCGTTTCTCAGATGAGGTGCTGCCAGCCTTGTTGGTGTACAAAGCAGGAGAGCTTCTGGGAAACTTCCTGGCTATCACGCAGCATTTTAATGAGGAATTTTTCGCTACTGACGTAGAGGCTTTCCTCAACGAGTATGGACTGCTTCCAGAGAAGGAGTTAAACCCTGGTGATGAAGCAGATGTGGAGTGA